A stretch of Geomonas oryzisoli DNA encodes these proteins:
- a CDS encoding response regulator produces MPTVLVIEDERDLAELVAFHLEQEGYNCLIAGDGNSGLNEARRHRPDLILLDLMLPGMLGTEVCRLLKGGEQTSSIPVIMLTAKGEEIDRVVGFEMGADDYVVKPFSTRELMLRVRAVLRRSSEQAPKSTQLTLGSLHIDTEGHRVEVAGEEVQLTSTEFKLLMNLAERLGRVQSREILLQNVWGYNYLGDTRTVDTHMTRLRTKLGAAGEMIKTVRGFGYKLEEA; encoded by the coding sequence ATGCCGACGGTACTGGTGATAGAGGATGAAAGGGACCTGGCCGAACTGGTGGCCTTCCACCTGGAACAGGAGGGATACAACTGCCTGATCGCCGGCGACGGCAACTCCGGCCTCAACGAGGCTCGCCGCCACCGCCCCGACCTGATCCTGCTCGACCTGATGCTCCCGGGTATGCTGGGAACCGAGGTCTGCCGCCTGCTCAAGGGAGGGGAGCAGACCAGCTCCATCCCGGTTATCATGCTCACGGCGAAAGGGGAGGAGATCGACCGGGTGGTCGGTTTCGAGATGGGCGCGGACGACTACGTGGTGAAACCGTTCTCCACCCGCGAACTGATGCTCAGGGTGCGCGCCGTGCTGCGCCGCAGCAGCGAACAGGCGCCCAAGTCCACGCAGCTCACGCTGGGCTCGCTCCACATCGACACCGAGGGACACCGGGTGGAGGTGGCGGGCGAGGAGGTGCAACTCACCTCCACAGAATTCAAGCTCCTCATGAACCTCGCCGAGCGGCTGGGGAGGGTGCAGAGCCGGGAGATACTGCTGCAGAACGTCTGGGGCTACAACTACCTGGGCGACACCCGCACCGTCGACACCCACATGACCCGCCTGCGCACGAAGCTCGGGGCGGCCGGCGAGATGATCAAGACCGTGCGCGGCTTCGGCTACAAGCTGGAGGAGGCATGA
- the pnpS gene encoding two-component system histidine kinase PnpS, whose amino-acid sequence MKGSFRWKLMASYLALVLFLGAGLYLYLSGSLERSMTRDTREHLQDQARVASLMALKEIRDLDRDAPVLTASLAKAIRSRVTVIARDGRVAADSGLESSQWSKLENHGHRPEVMAALREGIGSAVRYSATLHTDMLYVAASFGDQGVIRLALPLSELEAAKARLRKSLGATLAVALFASLLFSYFLSNINSRKLTKLAAGANRIGHGEFGTRIAISSNDELGELARVMNEMSGKIRQQLEQISSEKGRLDAILEGMGEGVMVTDQDAVVTLVNPAFRALFGTAEQVQGRPLLEISRHPDLYAACREVLAERRERHQEISLPGGRETLVHWVPLLDEGELSGAVAVFHDISALKRVERIRRDFVANVSHELRTPVTVIKGYAETLLSGALAHDPARGERFLQIILNHAERLSGLVRDLLALSELESGEVGLKPEKIAVADAARHALLLVAQRGEEKKIGLSYLDDGEGLQVQADRARLEQVLINLLDNAIKYSEAGGKVELSARPEGALVRISVRDSGIGIPEKDLPRLFERFYRVDEARSRDNGGTGLGLSIVKHIVQAHGGTVRVESEPGQGSVFSFTLPAA is encoded by the coding sequence ATGAAAGGGAGCTTCCGCTGGAAGCTGATGGCCTCCTACCTGGCCCTGGTGCTCTTCCTGGGCGCCGGACTCTACCTCTACCTCTCCGGGAGCCTCGAGCGCTCCATGACCAGGGACACCCGGGAACACCTCCAGGACCAGGCGCGCGTGGCGTCGCTCATGGCGCTCAAGGAGATCCGCGACCTCGACCGCGACGCGCCGGTCCTGACCGCATCCCTGGCCAAGGCGATCCGCTCCCGCGTCACGGTGATCGCAAGGGACGGGCGCGTGGCGGCCGATTCCGGGCTCGAGTCCTCCCAGTGGTCGAAGCTTGAGAACCACGGACACCGCCCCGAGGTGATGGCGGCGTTGCGGGAAGGAATCGGCAGCGCGGTGCGCTACTCCGCGACCCTGCACACCGACATGCTCTACGTGGCCGCCTCCTTCGGTGACCAGGGGGTGATCCGCCTGGCGCTGCCGCTCTCCGAGCTGGAGGCGGCCAAGGCACGCCTGAGAAAGAGCCTGGGGGCGACCCTGGCGGTGGCGCTTTTCGCCTCTTTGCTCTTCTCCTATTTCCTCTCCAACATCAACTCCAGAAAGCTCACCAAGCTCGCCGCCGGCGCGAACCGCATCGGACACGGCGAGTTCGGTACCCGGATCGCCATCAGCAGCAACGACGAGCTGGGCGAACTGGCGCGGGTCATGAACGAGATGTCGGGCAAAATCAGGCAGCAGCTGGAGCAGATCTCCTCGGAGAAGGGGCGCCTGGACGCGATCCTCGAGGGGATGGGGGAGGGGGTCATGGTGACCGACCAGGATGCGGTGGTGACCCTGGTGAACCCCGCCTTCCGCGCCCTGTTCGGCACGGCGGAGCAGGTGCAGGGGCGCCCGCTTCTGGAGATCAGCCGGCATCCGGACCTGTACGCCGCCTGCCGCGAGGTCCTCGCCGAGCGCCGGGAGCGGCACCAGGAGATCTCGCTCCCCGGCGGCAGGGAAACCCTGGTGCACTGGGTGCCGCTGCTCGACGAGGGGGAACTCTCCGGCGCGGTGGCGGTCTTCCACGACATCAGCGCACTGAAGCGGGTCGAGCGGATCCGCCGCGACTTCGTGGCCAACGTCTCGCACGAGCTGAGAACACCGGTCACGGTGATCAAGGGGTACGCCGAGACACTCCTCTCGGGTGCCCTGGCGCACGACCCGGCGCGGGGCGAGCGCTTCCTGCAGATCATCCTGAACCACGCCGAGCGGCTCTCCGGCCTGGTGCGCGACCTACTGGCGCTCTCCGAGCTCGAAAGCGGGGAGGTGGGGCTCAAGCCGGAAAAGATCGCGGTGGCGGACGCGGCGCGGCACGCCCTGCTCCTCGTGGCGCAGCGCGGCGAGGAAAAAAAGATCGGGCTTTCCTACCTGGACGACGGGGAGGGGCTGCAGGTGCAGGCGGACCGCGCCCGGCTGGAGCAGGTGCTCATCAACCTCCTGGACAACGCCATCAAGTACAGCGAGGCGGGGGGGAAGGTGGAACTCTCCGCCAGGCCCGAGGGGGCGCTGGTGCGGATATCGGTGCGCGACAGCGGCATCGGCATCCCGGAAAAGGATCTGCCGCGCCTGTTCGAGCGCTTCTACCGGGTGGACGAGGCGAGAAGCCGCGACAACGGCGGCACCGGTCTCGGCCTCTCCATCGTGAAGCACATCGTGCAGGCCCACGGCGGCACGGTGCGGGTGGAGAGCGAGCCGGGGCAGGGTTCCGTGTTCAGCTTCACCCTCCCGGCGGCCTGA
- a CDS encoding cation-translocating P-type ATPase has protein sequence MNAPYDPLPDNLPWHELPVSELYAALGTSAAGLSSSEAAARLNRFGPNTIRAAAGKPLYLKLLADFSHPMALLLWGGGAMAYLGGTPQLACAIWSVIFINALFSFWQEYRAEQAVEALKRLLPAQATVLRDGVERQVPAQELVPGDLVRVNPGDRICADARVVSEWDLRVDQSTLSGEAHPARKTADPLTGQPLSRTELPNLVFAGTSAVAGTGSAVVCATGMRTEFGRIAHLATATSETPSPLQLEIDRMTRVVTALALAVGTLFFVLSVAVLERELHMGFIFAVGMVVAFVPEGLLPTVSLALAMAVQRMAQRNALVKKLSSVEALGCCTVICTDKTGTLTQNEMTVREIWVDGAAQEVSGVGYAPRGKIGAGGAPSTGVARLLTAAALCNDARLVQPTGASEPWRIIGDPTEGALIVAASKGGVDAEAQGTLLPRLREIPFDSVRKRMTSVHREGEGETAFVKGAPAEVAALCAAQIRDGATIPLEPSLLREVLGQVDAYARQGYRVLAIAERSLPRDMAEYTAQSVERELTLLGLVAMNDPPRPEVASAVQKCKSAGIRVVMVTGDYGLTAESVARRIGVLNPEDPCRVVSGAELDAMDADALDEALTGEVIFARVSPEHKLRVVSALQRKGEIVAVTGDGVNDAPALKKADIGVAMGLSGTDVAKEAADMILLDDNFASIVNTIEEGRAVYANIRKFVTYIFTSNMAEAWPFILQITLNVPLALTVMQVLAIDLGADILPALALGTEPPEPGIMERPPRPRSERLVNRALLVRALVWLGSLMALCCLFGFFLVYREYGYPDLRHLPRLDLVPYQERLLSADGRVYILAGTMFFAGVIGAQAGNAYCCRSERFSVLRIGLFGNRFLVAGIAFQLLFCLALIYLPPLQRLFEVAPLPPRFWGVIACYPVLILLAEEGRKRWLTSREARRTAAGTPGGAT, from the coding sequence ATGAACGCCCCTTACGACCCGCTTCCCGACAACCTCCCCTGGCACGAGCTCCCTGTGTCGGAACTCTATGCCGCCCTGGGGACTTCCGCCGCCGGGCTCTCCTCGTCCGAGGCCGCGGCGCGGCTCAACCGCTTCGGCCCCAACACCATCCGCGCCGCCGCGGGGAAACCCCTCTACCTGAAGCTGCTCGCCGACTTCAGCCACCCGATGGCGCTCCTGCTCTGGGGGGGCGGTGCCATGGCCTACCTCGGCGGCACCCCGCAGCTCGCCTGTGCCATCTGGTCGGTCATCTTCATCAACGCGCTCTTTTCCTTCTGGCAGGAGTACCGCGCCGAGCAGGCGGTCGAGGCGCTTAAGAGGCTCCTGCCGGCCCAGGCGACCGTGCTGCGCGACGGGGTGGAGCGGCAGGTCCCGGCGCAGGAGCTGGTTCCGGGCGACCTGGTGCGGGTCAATCCCGGCGACCGCATCTGCGCCGACGCGAGGGTGGTCTCCGAGTGGGACCTGCGCGTGGACCAGTCCACCCTCTCCGGAGAGGCCCACCCCGCCAGGAAGACCGCCGACCCGCTCACCGGGCAGCCCCTTTCCCGGACCGAACTCCCCAACCTCGTCTTCGCCGGCACCTCCGCCGTCGCCGGGACCGGCTCCGCCGTGGTCTGCGCCACCGGGATGCGCACCGAGTTCGGCCGCATCGCCCACCTCGCCACCGCCACCTCGGAAACCCCTTCGCCGCTGCAGCTCGAGATCGACCGGATGACCCGGGTGGTCACCGCGCTGGCCCTGGCCGTCGGCACGCTGTTCTTCGTGCTCTCGGTGGCGGTGCTGGAGCGCGAGCTGCACATGGGCTTCATCTTCGCGGTCGGCATGGTGGTCGCCTTCGTGCCGGAAGGTCTGCTCCCCACGGTCTCCCTGGCCCTCGCCATGGCCGTGCAGAGGATGGCGCAGCGAAACGCCCTGGTGAAGAAACTATCCTCGGTGGAGGCGCTTGGCTGCTGCACCGTGATCTGCACCGACAAGACCGGGACGCTCACCCAGAACGAGATGACCGTGCGTGAAATCTGGGTGGACGGCGCCGCGCAGGAGGTCTCCGGCGTCGGTTACGCCCCCCGCGGCAAGATCGGGGCGGGCGGCGCCCCTTCCACCGGGGTTGCCCGCCTGCTCACCGCCGCAGCCCTGTGCAACGACGCGCGCCTGGTGCAACCCACGGGGGCGTCCGAGCCGTGGCGCATCATCGGCGACCCCACCGAGGGGGCGCTCATCGTGGCCGCGTCGAAGGGCGGGGTCGATGCCGAGGCTCAGGGGACGCTGCTCCCCCGGCTGCGCGAGATCCCCTTCGACTCGGTGCGCAAGAGGATGACCAGTGTGCACCGCGAGGGGGAGGGGGAGACAGCCTTCGTGAAGGGTGCGCCGGCCGAGGTGGCGGCCCTGTGCGCCGCGCAGATCCGGGACGGGGCGACGATCCCCCTGGAGCCTTCCCTGTTGCGGGAGGTGCTCGGGCAGGTGGACGCCTACGCGCGCCAGGGGTACCGCGTGCTGGCCATCGCCGAGCGGAGCCTGCCGCGGGACATGGCGGAGTACACGGCGCAGAGCGTGGAGCGGGAGCTCACCCTGCTGGGGCTCGTGGCGATGAACGATCCCCCCCGGCCCGAGGTGGCGAGCGCGGTGCAGAAGTGCAAAAGCGCCGGGATCAGGGTGGTCATGGTGACCGGCGACTACGGCCTCACCGCCGAGAGCGTGGCGCGGCGCATCGGTGTCCTCAACCCGGAGGACCCCTGCCGCGTGGTGAGCGGCGCCGAACTCGACGCCATGGACGCCGACGCACTGGACGAGGCACTCACCGGAGAGGTGATCTTCGCCCGCGTCTCCCCCGAGCACAAGCTGCGCGTGGTGAGCGCGCTGCAGCGAAAGGGAGAGATCGTGGCGGTGACCGGCGACGGCGTCAACGACGCGCCAGCCCTGAAAAAGGCCGACATCGGCGTGGCCATGGGGCTCTCCGGGACCGACGTCGCCAAGGAGGCGGCCGACATGATCCTGCTCGACGACAACTTCGCCTCCATCGTCAACACCATCGAGGAGGGGCGCGCCGTCTACGCCAACATCAGGAAGTTCGTCACCTACATCTTCACCAGCAACATGGCCGAGGCGTGGCCCTTCATCCTGCAGATCACGCTCAACGTGCCCCTTGCCCTCACCGTGATGCAGGTGCTCGCCATCGACCTCGGGGCCGACATCCTCCCGGCCCTCGCCCTCGGCACCGAGCCCCCCGAGCCGGGGATCATGGAGCGCCCGCCGCGCCCCCGCAGCGAGCGGCTGGTGAACCGGGCGCTGCTGGTGCGGGCCCTGGTCTGGCTCGGGTCGCTGATGGCGCTTTGCTGCCTGTTCGGCTTCTTCCTCGTCTACCGGGAGTACGGCTACCCTGACCTGCGCCACCTGCCGCGTCTCGATCTCGTCCCCTACCAAGAGCGCCTGCTCTCCGCCGACGGCAGGGTCTATATCCTGGCCGGCACCATGTTCTTCGCGGGCGTGATCGGGGCACAGGCGGGAAACGCCTACTGCTGCCGCAGCGAGCGGTTCTCCGTGTTGCGCATCGGCCTTTTCGGCAACCGCTTCCTCGTGGCGGGCATCGCGTTCCAGCTTCTGTTCTGTCTCGCCCTCATCTACCTTCCCCCGCTGCAGCGCCTCTTCGAGGTGGCGCCCCTGCCCCCACGCTTCTGGGGGGTGATCGCCTGTTACCCCGTGCTGATCCTCCTCGCCGAGGAGGGGCGCAAACGGTGGCTAACGAGCAGGGAGGCGCGGCGCACGGCTGCGGGAACACCCGGAGGTGCAACATGA
- a CDS encoding potassium channel family protein: MKVIVIGCGRLGSALAEALSRRGVEVAVVDRDEAAFERLSPSFNGIRVAGMGFDHEVLLHAGIEGADAVAALTASDEVNAVSARAARLVFKVPRVVARLYEPGKAEAYRRLGIPTISHVTWGVGRIVELLCYSPVEQVQSLGGGEVELVRVDLPPLLAGRSVQELTLIGEIQVVAVARQGRTLIPTPGTLFQQGDQVYLALLTSSAERLKHLLGLP, translated from the coding sequence ATGAAAGTGATAGTGATCGGCTGCGGCAGGCTCGGCAGCGCGCTCGCCGAGGCGCTGTCCCGGCGCGGCGTGGAGGTGGCGGTGGTGGACCGGGACGAGGCGGCATTCGAGCGGCTTTCCCCCTCGTTCAACGGGATCCGGGTGGCCGGGATGGGGTTCGACCACGAGGTACTGCTGCACGCCGGGATCGAGGGCGCCGACGCGGTGGCCGCGCTCACGGCGAGCGACGAGGTGAACGCGGTGAGCGCGCGGGCGGCCAGGCTTGTGTTCAAGGTGCCCCGGGTGGTGGCCAGGCTCTACGAGCCGGGGAAGGCCGAGGCGTACCGGCGCCTGGGGATTCCCACCATCTCGCACGTCACCTGGGGGGTGGGGCGCATCGTCGAGCTTTTATGCTATTCGCCGGTGGAACAGGTGCAGAGCCTGGGGGGAGGGGAGGTGGAACTGGTGCGGGTCGATCTCCCCCCCCTTCTCGCCGGCCGCAGCGTCCAGGAACTGACCCTCATCGGGGAGATCCAGGTGGTCGCGGTCGCCAGGCAGGGGCGGACCCTGATCCCGACGCCGGGGACCCTGTTCCAGCAGGGAGACCAGGTTTACCTAGCCCTGCTCACCTCGTCTGCGGAGCGGCTGAAGCACCTGCTCGGCCTGCCATAG
- a CDS encoding potassium channel family protein: protein MVVIIVGGGKVGAHLARLLSRGGRSIRLIEEGRGRCAELCAALGGVQVVAGSGCDPRILEQAGVREADAVAAVTGSDEANLVVAGLARAEFGVRRVIARVNDPNNLWLFTPKLGVDVALNQADLLSHLIAEEMSLGEMMTLLKLRKGEYSLVEEKVHPHSGAAGQPIAALPLPAECVIAAVIRGGKLIVPRGKLVLEPGDEVLALVHAREMRMLSALLGAPQEG, encoded by the coding sequence ATGGTCGTGATCATCGTGGGGGGAGGCAAGGTGGGGGCGCACCTGGCCCGGCTCTTGTCCCGGGGGGGGAGGAGCATCCGGCTCATCGAGGAGGGGCGCGGGCGTTGTGCTGAGCTTTGCGCCGCGCTGGGCGGGGTGCAGGTGGTGGCCGGCAGCGGCTGCGACCCGCGCATCCTGGAACAGGCGGGGGTGCGCGAGGCGGACGCGGTGGCGGCGGTGACCGGCTCGGACGAGGCGAACCTGGTGGTGGCGGGGCTCGCCCGCGCCGAGTTCGGGGTGCGGCGCGTCATCGCGCGGGTGAACGATCCCAACAACCTCTGGCTGTTCACCCCGAAGCTCGGGGTGGACGTGGCGCTGAACCAGGCCGACCTCCTCTCCCACCTGATCGCCGAGGAGATGTCGCTGGGCGAGATGATGACGTTGCTCAAGCTGAGAAAGGGGGAATACTCGCTGGTGGAGGAGAAGGTGCACCCCCACTCCGGTGCGGCGGGGCAGCCCATCGCGGCGCTCCCGCTGCCGGCCGAGTGCGTGATCGCCGCGGTGATCCGGGGGGGGAAGCTGATCGTGCCGCGCGGGAAGCTGGTGCTCGAGCCGGGGGACGAGGTGCTGGCCCTGGTGCACGCCCGCGAGATGCGCATGCTCTCGGCGCTGTTGGGGGCGCCGCAGGAGGGCTAG
- a CDS encoding ABC transporter substrate-binding protein, which produces MRPAQRARHKGWAALLTLALSLALVHPALANERVTLQLKWLHHFQFAGYYAALDKGFYRDAGLDVAIREGGPDVEVENAVTSGRADFGVGTSALLLHRAHGDDLVVLGQIFQHSPAILLTPRKTGIQKVADMKGRRFMYSNQHGDMLALLKKNAIEEKDIAKVEHRGDARDLIAGKADVMMAYSFNEPYILEQAGEPYLAFSPLTYGIDFYGDNFFTTRATITSRPALVKAFREATLKGWRYALSHKEEIADLILAKYSRERSRDWLLFEANQMESLIQPTLVELGYQSPTRWRHIADTFSGMGMLPEGFDPSGIIYDPRPGGNYRFLLGALLICAAVIAILCVIVMKFRQLNSVLQAEIGERKAAEAALKESEQQLRVTFETLQAGIVMVDPQGIIRFANNRMAEMFGCSMEQLIGSSYTSHLNPDQLETGSELMRRLMTGEVSHASTERHYLSGSGGHFWGYLSGRRLEAPDGSLRALVGIISDITDRIEAEQARGKALMLVETLLAQSPMGIIVFDGDSGNCIRANQAAADIIGGSVAELLGQNFKQLPSWRGEGGMLEQAGLVLADGTPRALERELQSTFGKELTLRSYLSRFHVEERSHLLVMVQDITEEKRLDRENKRIEAQMLNMQKLESLGVLAGGIAHDFNNILTGIVGNISFAQMVLEQAHKAKGPLNKAEKACQRAAELAGQLLTFARGGQPIKKVFSVKQLAGESLSLVLRGTNVKGRIEIPDTLDLVEADEGQLNQAFNNIIINAVHAMPGGGTMTITGRNELLEPENRLGLAPGHYVRLDFRDEGCGISESDLKKIFDPYFTTKASGTGLGLASTHSIVTRHGGLILVDSTPGRGTAFTIYLPSLGEGAAELVREQEPGASPAGGGSVVVMDDEELIRDLACAMLVQLGYNATACCDGAEAVALYRAAREQGERYDAVIMDLTIPGGMGGKEAAQQILELDPDARLIVSSGYSNDPIMSDYKKHGFRATLEKPYTVREIARVLGGVLPVR; this is translated from the coding sequence ATGAGACCTGCCCAACGTGCAAGGCACAAGGGGTGGGCCGCCCTGCTCACCCTGGCATTATCCCTGGCGCTCGTGCACCCCGCCCTGGCCAACGAGCGCGTCACCCTCCAGCTCAAGTGGCTGCACCACTTCCAGTTCGCCGGCTACTACGCCGCCCTCGACAAGGGGTTCTACCGCGACGCGGGGCTCGACGTCGCCATACGCGAGGGGGGACCCGACGTCGAGGTCGAGAACGCGGTGACCTCCGGGCGCGCCGATTTCGGCGTGGGGACCTCGGCGCTGTTGCTGCACCGGGCCCACGGCGACGACCTCGTGGTGCTGGGTCAGATCTTCCAGCATTCCCCCGCCATCCTGCTCACCCCGCGCAAGACCGGCATCCAGAAGGTGGCCGACATGAAGGGCCGCCGCTTCATGTACTCCAACCAGCACGGCGACATGCTCGCCCTGCTCAAGAAGAACGCCATCGAGGAGAAGGACATCGCCAAGGTGGAGCATCGCGGCGACGCCCGCGACCTCATCGCCGGCAAGGCCGACGTCATGATGGCCTACAGCTTCAACGAACCCTACATCCTGGAGCAGGCGGGCGAACCCTACCTCGCCTTCTCCCCGCTCACCTACGGCATCGACTTCTACGGCGACAACTTCTTCACCACCCGCGCCACCATCACCTCCCGCCCCGCCCTGGTCAAGGCCTTCCGGGAGGCGACCCTCAAGGGGTGGCGCTACGCGCTGTCCCACAAGGAGGAGATCGCCGACCTCATCCTCGCCAAGTACTCCCGCGAGCGCAGCCGCGACTGGCTCCTGTTCGAGGCGAACCAGATGGAATCGCTGATCCAGCCCACCCTGGTGGAGCTGGGCTACCAAAGCCCCACCCGCTGGCGCCACATCGCCGACACCTTCTCCGGCATGGGGATGCTCCCGGAAGGGTTCGATCCCTCGGGCATCATCTACGATCCCCGACCCGGCGGAAACTACCGGTTCCTTTTGGGCGCGCTGCTCATCTGCGCCGCCGTGATCGCGATCCTCTGTGTCATCGTCATGAAGTTCCGGCAGCTCAACAGCGTGCTCCAGGCCGAAATCGGCGAGCGCAAGGCGGCCGAGGCGGCCCTCAAGGAGAGCGAGCAGCAACTGCGGGTGACCTTCGAGACCCTGCAGGCCGGCATCGTCATGGTGGACCCGCAAGGGATCATCCGCTTCGCCAACAACCGCATGGCCGAGATGTTCGGCTGCAGCATGGAACAGCTGATCGGCTCCAGCTACACGAGCCATCTCAACCCGGACCAGTTGGAGACGGGGAGCGAACTGATGCGTCGCCTCATGACCGGCGAGGTCAGTCACGCCAGCACCGAGCGCCACTACCTGAGCGGCAGCGGCGGGCACTTCTGGGGCTACCTCTCCGGCAGGAGGCTCGAGGCGCCGGACGGCTCGCTCAGGGCCCTGGTGGGGATCATCTCCGACATCACCGACCGGATCGAGGCGGAGCAGGCGCGCGGCAAGGCACTCATGCTGGTGGAGACGCTCTTGGCCCAGTCCCCGATGGGGATCATCGTTTTCGACGGTGACAGCGGCAACTGCATCAGGGCGAACCAGGCGGCGGCCGACATCATCGGGGGGAGCGTGGCCGAGTTGCTGGGGCAGAACTTCAAGCAACTCCCCTCCTGGCGCGGGGAGGGGGGGATGCTGGAGCAGGCGGGGCTGGTTCTAGCCGACGGCACGCCGCGGGCCCTCGAGCGGGAACTGCAATCGACATTCGGCAAGGAGCTCACCCTGCGCAGCTACCTGAGCCGATTCCATGTCGAGGAGAGGTCGCACCTGCTGGTGATGGTGCAGGACATCACCGAGGAGAAACGCCTGGACCGCGAGAACAAGCGCATCGAGGCCCAGATGCTCAACATGCAGAAGCTGGAGAGCCTGGGGGTCCTGGCCGGCGGCATCGCCCACGACTTCAACAACATCCTCACCGGCATCGTGGGGAACATAAGTTTCGCCCAGATGGTGCTGGAGCAGGCGCACAAGGCGAAGGGGCCGCTCAACAAGGCGGAGAAGGCGTGCCAGAGGGCGGCGGAACTGGCGGGGCAGCTCCTCACCTTCGCCCGCGGCGGGCAGCCCATCAAGAAGGTCTTCTCGGTGAAGCAGTTGGCCGGCGAATCGCTCTCCCTGGTGCTGCGGGGGACCAACGTCAAGGGGAGGATCGAGATACCGGACACGCTCGACCTCGTCGAGGCGGACGAAGGGCAGCTGAACCAGGCCTTCAACAACATCATCATCAACGCGGTGCACGCCATGCCCGGCGGCGGCACCATGACCATAACCGGTAGAAACGAGCTCCTGGAGCCGGAGAACAGGCTGGGGCTCGCGCCTGGACACTACGTGCGGCTGGACTTCAGGGACGAGGGGTGCGGCATCTCGGAGAGCGACCTGAAGAAGATCTTCGACCCCTACTTCACCACCAAGGCCAGCGGCACCGGCCTCGGCCTCGCCTCTACCCACTCCATCGTCACCCGGCACGGCGGGCTGATCCTGGTCGACTCCACCCCGGGACGGGGCACCGCCTTCACCATCTACCTCCCTTCGCTGGGAGAGGGTGCCGCGGAGCTGGTCCGGGAGCAGGAACCGGGCGCGAGTCCCGCCGGAGGGGGGAGCGTGGTGGTGATGGACGACGAGGAACTGATCCGCGATCTCGCCTGCGCCATGCTGGTCCAGCTCGGCTACAATGCCACCGCCTGCTGCGACGGCGCCGAGGCCGTGGCACTGTACCGGGCGGCGCGGGAGCAGGGGGAGCGCTACGACGCGGTGATCATGGACCTCACCATCCCGGGCGGGATGGGGGGAAAGGAGGCGGCGCAGCAGATCCTGGAACTGGACCCGGACGCCCGCCTGATCGTGTCCAGCGGCTACTCCAACGATCCGATCATGTCCGACTACAAAAAGCACGGCTTCCGCGCCACCCTGGAGAAACCCTACACGGTGCGGGAGATCGCGCGCGTGCTGGGGGGCGTCCTCCCCGTGCGCTAG